A window of the Synechococcus sp. LTW-R genome harbors these coding sequences:
- a CDS encoding ABC transporter substrate-binding protein codes for MSRRAGLLTLGCLLGSLLLSVALWAKPAPEPVSILMPAPFADATAELVETFNREHPGIALSVTRGPLETEAVSDLAISSLLLGNSPYDVLLMDVTWTPKYAKAGWLEPLEAWLGADALEDLAPGAELGNAFDGHLWRFPLVADMGLLFWRTDLMEAPPRTPSELEAISQSLQQEGRVRWGYVWEGRQYEGLSCTYLEVLRGFGGRWLRDGSPDLNSNAAIAASQWLRHLVDVGITPPAVANMAEPEALQTFETGDAAFMRNWPYAWAELNKNGSLLAGKVGITTMVSEPQEPHVATQGSWGLSVLSSSQHKQAAVEALQFLTSNAAQKQLNLNWGYTPTRLSVFEDPELIRANPVLPELQAALAAAVLRPVTPIYAQLSDLLYREVNTVITGEVAAAPAMETLQRNSIQLERSTGGIS; via the coding sequence ATCAGCCGCCGCGCTGGTCTCCTGACGCTGGGCTGCCTTCTGGGCAGCCTGCTGTTGAGCGTGGCGCTCTGGGCCAAGCCCGCGCCAGAGCCTGTGTCCATATTGATGCCCGCTCCCTTCGCCGATGCCACCGCTGAGCTGGTGGAGACGTTCAACCGTGAGCACCCCGGCATTGCCCTGAGCGTGACGCGAGGACCCTTGGAAACGGAGGCGGTGTCGGACTTGGCGATTAGCAGCCTGCTGCTTGGCAACAGTCCCTACGACGTTCTCTTGATGGACGTCACCTGGACTCCGAAATACGCCAAGGCGGGTTGGCTGGAGCCGCTAGAAGCCTGGCTCGGAGCCGATGCCCTGGAGGACCTCGCCCCCGGTGCGGAACTCGGTAATGCCTTTGATGGCCACCTCTGGCGCTTCCCTCTGGTGGCCGACATGGGCCTGCTGTTCTGGCGGACGGACCTGATGGAGGCTCCCCCCAGAACACCCTCTGAGCTGGAAGCCATCAGCCAGTCCCTGCAGCAAGAGGGGCGGGTCCGCTGGGGCTACGTCTGGGAGGGCCGTCAATACGAGGGACTCAGCTGCACCTATCTCGAGGTCCTACGGGGCTTCGGGGGACGTTGGCTGCGGGATGGTTCGCCGGATCTCAACAGCAACGCGGCGATCGCGGCCAGTCAATGGCTCCGTCACCTCGTCGATGTGGGCATCACGCCTCCAGCGGTGGCCAACATGGCCGAACCGGAAGCCCTGCAAACCTTCGAAACGGGTGATGCGGCGTTCATGCGCAACTGGCCCTATGCCTGGGCCGAACTGAACAAGAACGGCTCGCTCTTGGCGGGAAAAGTCGGCATCACCACGATGGTCAGTGAACCCCAGGAGCCGCATGTCGCCACCCAAGGCAGTTGGGGACTGTCCGTGCTCTCCAGTTCCCAACACAAGCAGGCTGCCGTTGAGGCTCTGCAGTTCCTGACCAGTAACGCGGCGCAGAAGCAACTGAACCTGAACTGGGGCTACACGCCAACGCGCCTCAGCGTCTTCGAGGACCCGGAACTGATCCGTGCCAATCCGGTCCTTCCGGAGTTGCAAGCCGCGCTGGCGGCGGCTGTGCTCAGGCCGGTGACACCGATCTACGCCCAACTCAGTGACCTGCTTTACCGGGAGGTGAACACGGTGATCACCGGTGAGGTCGCCGCCGCTCCAGCCATGGAGACGTTGCAGCGCAACAGCATCCAGCTGGAGCGCTCCACGGGAGGGATCTCCTAG
- a CDS encoding carbohydrate ABC transporter permease encodes MLRWRQQLWLLLPALGLLTLVFLVPIAHYLWLSTQTQTVLTELRPVPAGAAQWIRLWNDSRFWQDAWQTLRFAGLSVTTEMVLGLAIALLLNEPLRGRSSLRMISLLPWALPTTVMALGWRWIFNDPYGPINLALGWIGVTPIPFLANPLITWVATVWADTWKTTPFVALLLLAGLQNIPRDLYEAAQLEGASPWQSLRHITIPLLTPYLLIALVFRLAQALGVFDLVQVLTGGGPAGSTESLALYAYLNAMRFLDFGYSATVMLGAFAGLLVLCGALATLWWWSSGRQDLAGGER; translated from the coding sequence ATGCTCCGTTGGCGCCAACAGCTCTGGCTTCTGCTCCCAGCCCTGGGATTGCTCACCCTGGTCTTCCTGGTGCCGATCGCGCATTACCTCTGGTTGAGCACCCAGACCCAGACCGTCCTGACGGAACTCCGGCCTGTTCCCGCGGGCGCTGCCCAATGGATTCGGCTCTGGAATGACAGCCGGTTCTGGCAGGACGCTTGGCAAACCCTGCGCTTTGCAGGCCTGTCCGTCACCACGGAGATGGTGCTGGGTCTGGCGATCGCGCTGCTGTTGAACGAGCCCCTGCGCGGACGAAGCAGTTTGCGCATGATCAGCCTGCTGCCCTGGGCCCTACCGACGACGGTCATGGCCTTGGGCTGGCGCTGGATCTTCAACGATCCCTATGGCCCGATTAACCTAGCCCTGGGCTGGATCGGAGTCACACCGATTCCCTTTTTGGCTAACCCATTGATCACCTGGGTCGCCACGGTTTGGGCCGACACCTGGAAGACGACCCCGTTTGTTGCCCTGCTCCTGCTGGCGGGTTTGCAGAACATTCCCCGAGACCTCTACGAGGCCGCCCAGTTGGAGGGTGCCTCACCCTGGCAGTCGCTGCGGCACATCACGATTCCGCTGCTCACGCCCTATCTCTTGATCGCCCTGGTCTTTCGCCTGGCCCAAGCGCTAGGGGTCTTCGACCTTGTCCAGGTGCTCACTGGCGGTGGTCCAGCGGGCAGCACCGAAAGCTTGGCCCTCTACGCCTACCTCAACGCGATGCGCTTCCTGGACTTTGGCTACAGCGCCACCGTCATGCTCGGTGCCTTTGCGGGATTACTGGTCTTGTGTGGAGCTTTAGCAACCCTCTGGTGGTGGAGCAGTGGCCGTCAAGACCTCGCCGGAGGTGAGCGGTAA
- a CDS encoding carbohydrate ABC transporter permease: protein MARLLLLIWSLGPMLWQLYTSFRPSAVLTGGARGGWTLEHYQQLLNGEPPFLTYLLNSGIVGLSSTVVTLLLAIPCAYALSRMQAHRARSISVAVAAAAAFPAVLLFLALLEVARDFHLANNLLALSLPYAGLCLPLAILLLQAAFRDIPIELEEAALMEGMSLWQRLRWVLLPLMAPAISSAALLIFIFCWNEYPIALTWLSQADLLTLAPAIARIAGSSIFTVPYGAFAAATVLGSAPLLLIMLLFQRQIISGLTQGAIKG, encoded by the coding sequence ATGGCTCGCCTTCTCCTCTTGATCTGGAGCCTCGGACCGATGCTCTGGCAGCTCTACACCTCCTTTCGACCCAGCGCCGTTCTCACCGGCGGCGCGCGCGGCGGCTGGACCCTGGAGCACTACCAGCAACTCCTCAACGGTGAACCGCCGTTTCTGACGTATCTCCTCAACAGCGGAATCGTCGGTCTGAGCAGCACGGTCGTCACCCTGCTGCTCGCGATTCCCTGTGCCTATGCCCTCAGCCGGATGCAGGCCCATCGCGCCCGAAGCATCAGCGTGGCGGTGGCTGCAGCAGCGGCCTTCCCAGCCGTCCTGCTCTTCCTGGCGTTGCTCGAGGTCGCCCGCGACTTCCATCTCGCCAACAACCTGCTTGCCCTGAGCCTTCCCTACGCCGGCCTCTGCTTGCCCCTGGCCATCCTCTTGCTGCAGGCCGCCTTCCGCGACATCCCCATCGAATTGGAGGAGGCCGCCCTGATGGAGGGCATGTCCCTCTGGCAACGCCTCCGCTGGGTGTTGCTTCCCTTGATGGCCCCGGCCATCTCCAGCGCGGCCCTGCTGATCTTCATCTTCTGCTGGAACGAATATCCGATTGCCCTCACCTGGTTGAGCCAGGCCGACCTTCTCACCCTGGCGCCCGCCATCGCGCGCATTGCCGGCTCCTCGATCTTCACTGTTCCGTATGGAGCCTTTGCCGCCGCCACCGTCCTGGGCAGCGCACCCCTGCTGCTGATCATGTTGCTCTTCCAGCGTCAGATCATCAGCGGCCTCACCCAAGGGGCCATTAAGGGATAA
- a CDS encoding ABC transporter ATP-binding protein: protein MTSSSPARTGLVLSQLCRRVGQQTLLKDLSLEVAPGEILALLGPSGCGKSTTLRCVAGLDRASSGSIELAGEEITARPPAERNVAMVFQSYALYPHLSVRKNLSLGLELRRVPQAEVEDDVERVLALLQLEACRERKPAELSGGQRQRVALARALLRKPALFLLDEPMSNLDAQLREDLRGELRGILRSTGAPVVYVTHDQHEAMGLADRIAVLKTGELQQLGSAAELYQDPQNQFVASFLGSPSINLLPLHPGELVGLRPEHLEVVEASSPLTPELAALDAQREHLEWLGDRVISHWRVRGSSVKVLSDAQSQSAALAQSHNGTLQLRWKREHELHFEQASGRRIR, encoded by the coding sequence ATGACCTCCTCCAGCCCTGCTCGCACCGGTCTGGTTCTTAGCCAGCTCTGCCGCAGGGTTGGGCAGCAAACCTTACTCAAGGACCTCAGCCTGGAGGTCGCGCCGGGAGAAATCCTGGCGCTGCTGGGCCCGAGTGGCTGCGGGAAAAGCACCACACTCCGCTGTGTCGCCGGTCTCGATAGGGCTAGCAGTGGCTCCATCGAACTGGCCGGAGAGGAGATCACTGCGCGACCGCCGGCCGAACGGAACGTGGCCATGGTCTTCCAGAGTTACGCCCTCTATCCCCACCTGAGCGTCCGCAAGAACCTCAGCCTTGGTCTGGAACTGCGGCGCGTGCCCCAGGCCGAGGTCGAGGACGACGTCGAGCGGGTCCTCGCACTGCTCCAACTGGAAGCCTGCCGCGAGCGCAAACCCGCCGAACTCTCGGGGGGCCAGCGCCAGCGGGTGGCCCTCGCTCGGGCACTGCTGCGCAAGCCCGCCCTGTTTTTGCTGGATGAGCCGATGAGCAACCTGGATGCCCAGCTCCGGGAGGACCTGCGCGGGGAGTTGCGGGGAATCCTGCGGAGTACCGGAGCACCCGTGGTCTACGTGACCCATGACCAACATGAAGCCATGGGCCTCGCCGATCGCATTGCCGTGCTGAAGACCGGAGAGCTGCAACAGCTGGGCTCAGCCGCTGAGCTCTACCAAGATCCGCAGAACCAGTTTGTCGCCAGTTTCCTGGGGAGTCCCTCGATCAACCTGCTTCCCCTTCACCCCGGTGAATTGGTGGGATTACGGCCGGAACATCTGGAAGTGGTGGAGGCCAGCAGCCCACTGACGCCCGAGCTGGCAGCCCTGGATGCGCAGCGGGAGCACCTCGAATGGCTCGGGGACCGCGTCATCAGCCATTGGCGGGTGCGTGGCAGCAGCGTGAAGGTGCTCTCCGATGCCCAAAGCCAGAGCGCTGCTCTCGCGCAAAGCCATAACGGCACGCTGCAGTTGCGCTGGAAGCGTGAGCATGAGCTGCACTTCGAGCAGGCCAGCGGACGGCGGATTCGCTGA
- the stpA gene encoding glucosylglycerol 3-phosphatase, protein MARLSLEKLQEEISASSNVLLIQDLDGVCMPLVRDPLTRALPADYIEAVRRLGHRFRVLTNGEHSGSRGVNRLVERALGPERDPAGEGLYLPGLAAGGVQSQSQHGAISHPGVSESELAFLAAVPGQLKAGVQAMAERLRPSSSAAVLEPLSQAAVLDNQLSPTLNLNVLFAGLQLEPAEQRRLQEASQELLEGLEEQAKEQGLGDSFFLHLAPNLGSQDGKEQLKWASPEHCGTSDFQFMLRGAVKEAGLLVLLNQHIARQTGHAPLGDDFNVRTAPRNAEGLLALAQEAIAPDQVPTLIGIADTITSEPRVEGTQVRWSRGGSDRGFLTLLQEIGRAFGTPNRVVLVDSSDGELDRPSLLDPELKGLSDPEDPLQLDVLVPGGPATYVEWFNGMARNVF, encoded by the coding sequence ATGGCGCGTCTCTCCCTCGAGAAGCTGCAGGAGGAGATCAGCGCCAGCTCCAACGTCCTCTTGATCCAGGACCTCGATGGGGTCTGCATGCCCCTGGTGCGTGACCCCCTGACACGGGCGCTGCCAGCTGACTACATCGAAGCGGTCCGACGGCTTGGCCACCGCTTCCGTGTCCTTACCAATGGGGAGCACAGCGGCAGCCGCGGGGTGAACCGGCTGGTGGAGAGAGCCCTGGGGCCGGAGCGTGATCCTGCCGGGGAAGGGCTCTATCTCCCGGGACTCGCGGCGGGCGGCGTTCAATCCCAAAGCCAGCACGGTGCCATCAGCCACCCCGGTGTCAGTGAATCTGAGTTGGCGTTTCTTGCGGCCGTCCCCGGCCAACTCAAGGCAGGGGTGCAGGCCATGGCGGAACGACTCCGTCCCAGCTCTAGCGCCGCTGTGCTCGAGCCCCTCAGCCAGGCGGCGGTGCTGGACAACCAACTCTCACCAACCCTGAATCTGAACGTGCTCTTCGCCGGTCTCCAGCTGGAGCCAGCGGAACAACGCCGACTGCAGGAGGCGAGTCAAGAACTGCTCGAAGGCCTGGAGGAGCAAGCCAAAGAGCAGGGGCTGGGGGATTCCTTTTTCCTGCACTTGGCCCCCAACCTCGGCAGCCAGGACGGCAAAGAACAGCTCAAGTGGGCCAGCCCCGAGCACTGCGGCACCAGCGACTTTCAATTCATGCTCCGCGGAGCCGTCAAAGAGGCAGGGCTCTTGGTGCTGCTCAATCAGCACATCGCCAGACAGACCGGCCACGCGCCCCTTGGGGATGACTTCAATGTGCGCACGGCTCCTCGCAACGCCGAGGGGCTACTGGCCCTGGCCCAAGAGGCGATTGCGCCCGATCAGGTGCCGACCCTGATTGGGATTGCCGACACCATAACCTCCGAGCCTCGCGTGGAAGGCACCCAGGTGCGTTGGAGCCGTGGCGGCAGTGACCGGGGCTTTTTGACCCTCCTCCAAGAGATCGGCCGGGCCTTTGGGACGCCAAATCGGGTGGTCTTGGTGGACAGCAGCGACGGCGAATTGGATCGACCGAGCCTCCTGGACCCCGAGCTCAAGGGCCTGAGCGACCCGGAGGATCCCCTGCAGCTCGATGTCCTGGTTCCCGGGGGGCCAGCGACCTACGTCGAGTGGTTCAACGGCATGGCACGCAACGTCTTTTAA
- a CDS encoding alpha-amylase family glycosyl hydrolase — protein MPEGASRTQPWPPAPGQHPWWDGAVIYELIPRCYSDSDGDGIGDFGGLTKRLSYLRWLGVDAIWMTPIYPSPLRDGGYDITDFTDIHPELGDLDAFHRFVEAAHAHGIRVVIDLVLNHTSQLHPWFQRARFAERGSPERDYYVWRDDPDGYSEAPVLFRHFEDSNWSWDPIAQQYYLHRFLHHQPDLNYDNPAVQEAVLQVVDFWLARGIDGFRLDAIPFLFEREGTRCEGLPETHAFLKTLRQRVDAFSADHPGRDILLLAEAIQPVEEAMPYLEDGELHAAFNFALTAHLFASVAHGETKSLNRFLKEISNLDCGRGWALPLRNHDELWLGDGHLVPEEVIHWVRHGLPAAHGHWLNWGINRRLAPLLNGDPRPNMALHALLYSLPGMPCLYYGDELGMGDWPGLRDRDPNRTPMAWTPDRNGGFSAAPDPLLVLPPITAPGYDYRVINVEVQKSLKGSLLNWHRHMLVSRKLLPALRHGDFELLPSHHPSVVSFIRRCEAMTVLVAVNLSGTGASTEIDLSRWEGERIRELLWGCEFPEATRDWFVYLQAYGFGWWLIGDMELANNSDSASGVSRSASA, from the coding sequence ATGCCAGAGGGGGCCAGCAGGACTCAACCCTGGCCCCCAGCCCCGGGACAGCATCCCTGGTGGGATGGAGCGGTCATCTATGAGCTCATCCCGCGCTGCTACAGCGATTCCGATGGCGATGGAATTGGTGATTTCGGTGGTCTCACCAAACGGCTCAGCTACCTGCGTTGGCTCGGGGTCGATGCCATCTGGATGACCCCGATCTATCCGTCTCCCCTTCGGGATGGCGGATATGACATCACGGACTTCACCGACATCCATCCGGAACTCGGGGACCTCGACGCCTTCCATCGGTTCGTCGAAGCGGCCCACGCCCATGGCATCCGGGTGGTGATCGACCTGGTGTTGAACCACACCAGCCAGCTCCATCCGTGGTTTCAACGGGCTCGTTTCGCCGAACGGGGGAGCCCGGAGCGGGATTACTACGTCTGGAGAGACGACCCGGACGGCTACAGCGAAGCACCCGTCCTCTTCCGCCACTTTGAGGACTCCAACTGGTCCTGGGATCCGATTGCACAGCAGTACTACCTGCACCGCTTCCTGCATCACCAACCCGACCTCAACTACGACAATCCCGCCGTCCAAGAGGCGGTGCTCCAGGTCGTCGACTTCTGGTTGGCCCGAGGCATCGACGGCTTTCGACTCGATGCCATTCCGTTTCTGTTCGAACGGGAAGGTACCCGCTGTGAGGGTCTACCGGAAACCCACGCCTTCCTGAAAACCCTGCGCCAACGGGTTGACGCCTTCAGTGCAGACCATCCTGGTCGCGACATCCTGCTGTTGGCGGAAGCGATTCAGCCGGTGGAGGAGGCCATGCCTTACCTCGAAGACGGGGAACTGCATGCGGCCTTTAATTTCGCCCTCACGGCCCATCTCTTCGCCTCCGTCGCCCACGGGGAGACCAAGAGCCTCAATCGCTTCCTCAAGGAGATCAGCAACCTGGACTGCGGCCGCGGTTGGGCGCTGCCGCTGCGAAACCACGATGAACTCTGGCTCGGCGATGGTCATCTCGTCCCCGAGGAGGTCATTCATTGGGTCCGCCATGGCCTGCCGGCTGCCCATGGCCATTGGCTCAATTGGGGCATCAACCGCCGTCTGGCACCGCTGCTGAACGGCGACCCGCGGCCCAACATGGCCCTGCATGCCCTGCTTTACAGCTTGCCGGGCATGCCTTGCCTCTATTACGGCGATGAGCTGGGCATGGGTGACTGGCCTGGTCTGCGGGACCGTGACCCCAATCGCACACCGATGGCCTGGACCCCCGACCGCAACGGCGGCTTCTCAGCGGCCCCCGATCCGTTGCTGGTGCTCCCGCCGATCACGGCACCGGGATACGACTACCGGGTGATCAACGTCGAGGTCCAGAAATCGCTGAAGGGTTCGCTGTTGAATTGGCATCGCCACATGTTGGTGAGCCGCAAGCTGCTGCCGGCCCTCCGGCACGGGGACTTTGAACTGCTGCCGAGCCATCACCCGAGCGTGGTCAGCTTCATTCGCCGCTGCGAGGCCATGACCGTTCTGGTCGCGGTCAACCTCAGCGGCACCGGTGCTTCAACCGAAATCGACCTGAGCCGCTGGGAAGGGGAACGCATTCGCGAGTTGCTTTGGGGTTGTGAATTCCCCGAAGCGACGCGCGACTGGTTCGTGTACCTGCAGGCCTATGGCTTTGGCTGGTGGTTAATCGGCGATATGGAACTCGCCAACAACAGCGATTCCGCCTCGGGCGTGAGCCGTTCGGCTTCAGCCTGA
- a CDS encoding FAD-dependent oxidoreductase yields the protein MTVVCTGMVMDRFDLLIVGGGSSGAALAYEAVRRGLRVALLEAGDPGQGTSSRSTKLLHGGVRYLELAFKQLDAAQLKLVREALSERQYWIDQAPFLAQPLRIALPTQGPIEQAYYRMGLGMYDLLAGSAGLEPSCGMNRQQLQAALPGLDRERHGAVLYSDGQFDDARLNLLLLLTAESAGTVVQRDCPVVDFEHEGGQVVAAVTRGGDGSTTCWPARCIVNATGIQADHLRALAQPNCRERLLVSRGVHLVLEQQLCPAGTGLLIPKTSDGRVMFVLPFQGRTLVGTTDSPCAVGEATTVSAAEETFLMDHLRRWFPGQPTLTVSSRWAGGRPLIQPDSDRGSSKVVREHEVERLDCGLISLLGGKWTTCRVLALDALKAIAGELNQTLPAPVPLPLLGADSSPAQSLASLAALRARLEPLTPTGPLQRRQIDHLIANYGLQAEQVLEQAMDSSEAIPLSAVVPVCLAEWRYNIRFEWAKTSTDLLERRSRIAFLDQAEAERLTPEAESLLLASSISPINHQPKP from the coding sequence TTGACCGTTGTTTGCACTGGCATGGTGATGGACCGCTTTGATCTGCTGATCGTTGGCGGCGGCAGCAGTGGTGCCGCTCTTGCCTACGAAGCGGTGCGTCGTGGATTGCGGGTGGCGCTGCTCGAGGCGGGTGATCCCGGCCAGGGCACCAGTTCGCGCAGCACGAAGTTGTTGCATGGCGGTGTTCGCTACCTCGAGCTCGCTTTCAAACAACTCGACGCGGCCCAGCTGAAGTTGGTTCGGGAGGCCCTCTCTGAACGGCAGTACTGGATTGATCAGGCTCCGTTCCTGGCCCAGCCCCTTCGCATTGCCCTGCCTACCCAGGGGCCCATCGAGCAGGCCTATTACCGAATGGGCTTGGGCATGTACGACCTCCTGGCGGGTTCCGCTGGCCTGGAGCCCAGTTGCGGCATGAACCGCCAGCAGTTGCAAGCGGCCCTACCGGGTTTGGACCGTGAGCGCCATGGGGCGGTGCTCTACAGCGACGGTCAATTCGACGATGCCCGGCTGAACCTGCTGCTGTTGCTCACGGCCGAGTCCGCCGGCACCGTCGTCCAGCGGGACTGTCCTGTCGTTGATTTTGAGCATGAGGGGGGCCAGGTGGTGGCCGCGGTCACGCGCGGCGGCGATGGATCCACAACCTGCTGGCCGGCCCGTTGCATCGTGAACGCCACGGGCATTCAGGCGGACCACCTTCGGGCCCTGGCCCAGCCCAACTGCCGGGAACGGCTCCTGGTGAGCCGCGGTGTGCATCTTGTTCTTGAACAGCAGTTATGTCCAGCCGGCACCGGACTCTTAATTCCCAAGACCAGTGATGGCCGCGTGATGTTCGTCTTGCCCTTCCAGGGCAGGACCCTCGTGGGCACCACCGACTCCCCCTGTGCGGTCGGGGAGGCCACCACGGTCTCCGCTGCTGAGGAGACCTTCCTGATGGACCATCTACGGCGCTGGTTCCCGGGGCAGCCCACGTTGACGGTCTCGAGTCGGTGGGCGGGCGGCAGGCCACTGATCCAGCCGGACTCCGATCGCGGCAGCAGCAAGGTCGTGCGCGAACACGAGGTCGAGCGCTTGGACTGCGGCCTGATCAGCCTGCTGGGTGGCAAGTGGACTACCTGCCGGGTCTTGGCCCTGGATGCCCTGAAGGCGATCGCAGGCGAGCTCAACCAGACACTGCCAGCTCCCGTGCCGTTGCCCTTGCTTGGGGCCGACTCGAGTCCGGCGCAGTCCCTGGCGTCACTGGCAGCGCTGCGGGCGCGGCTCGAGCCGTTGACACCGACGGGTCCTCTGCAACGCCGACAGATCGACCACCTGATCGCCAACTACGGCTTGCAAGCTGAGCAGGTGCTTGAGCAGGCCATGGATTCATCCGAGGCCATTCCGCTGAGCGCGGTGGTGCCGGTCTGCTTGGCGGAGTGGCGCTACAACATCCGCTTCGAGTGGGCCAAGACCAGCACGGATCTTCTGGAGCGGCGCAGTCGGATCGCGTTTCTGGATCAGGCTGAAGCCGAACGGCTCACGCCCGAGGCGGAATCGCTGTTGTTGGCGAGTTCCATATCGCCGATTAACCACCAGCCAAAGCCATAG
- a CDS encoding glycerol kinase GlpK, with product MSESYLLALDQGTSSSRAVLFDVRGVPVTSAQVSLAIQYPSDGWVEQDAAAIWQSQLEAMALLEQRLSPEQRQAVRACGITNQRETTTLWRRSTGEAFGPSLVWQDRRTASICAGWRSEPDAESWQRQTGLVLDPYFSASKIAWMLEAHPEARQALAADDLCFGTIDSWLLWHLSGRTRHATDISNASRTLLLDLEKLCWLPDVIERVGLTAAALPELLPTRSAFAVIAEGLPFAGTPITAMLGDQQAASYGQFCFEPGQAKCTYGTGAFLVVNGGLRPQRAAGGLLSTVGWSNTDGSTTYCIEGSLFNAGTVIQWLRDGLGIIRESSEVDALASRVESAGELMLVPAFTGWGSPHWDPNARGLLIGMTRDTAAPQIARAALEGIALAVTGLLRGAAEALGAPLNTIAVDGGAAASAVLLQAQADSAGVQVVRPANLESTALGVALMAGEGAGVLSDLGPIATAIRASSTQVSPQRDASERERWCRRWDQAVDRCLHWHGDGPL from the coding sequence GTGTCCGAGTCCTATCTCTTAGCCCTCGATCAGGGCACCAGCAGCTCCCGCGCGGTTCTCTTCGACGTCCGCGGTGTGCCGGTTACCTCCGCCCAGGTCTCCCTCGCGATTCAGTACCCCAGTGATGGCTGGGTCGAACAGGACGCCGCCGCGATCTGGCAAAGCCAACTGGAGGCCATGGCGTTGCTGGAGCAGCGCTTAAGCCCAGAGCAGCGCCAAGCGGTGCGTGCCTGCGGGATCACCAACCAAAGGGAAACGACCACCCTCTGGCGCCGCAGCACCGGCGAAGCCTTCGGCCCATCCCTGGTGTGGCAGGACCGGCGGACGGCGTCGATTTGCGCGGGTTGGAGGAGCGAGCCCGATGCGGAGTCCTGGCAGCGCCAAACCGGATTGGTGCTGGATCCCTATTTCAGCGCCAGCAAGATCGCTTGGATGCTCGAGGCCCATCCCGAGGCCCGGCAGGCCCTGGCCGCCGATGACCTCTGCTTTGGCACCATCGACAGCTGGTTGCTGTGGCACCTCAGCGGCAGAACACGCCATGCCACCGACATCAGCAATGCCAGCCGAACGTTGTTACTGGACCTGGAGAAGTTGTGCTGGTTGCCGGACGTGATTGAGCGCGTCGGATTGACGGCTGCTGCCCTCCCGGAACTGCTGCCGACCCGCAGTGCTTTTGCCGTGATCGCCGAGGGGCTTCCCTTCGCTGGCACCCCCATCACGGCGATGCTGGGTGACCAGCAGGCGGCCAGTTATGGCCAGTTCTGCTTTGAACCGGGCCAGGCGAAGTGCACCTACGGCACGGGCGCTTTCCTGGTAGTGAACGGTGGCCTTCGCCCGCAACGAGCTGCAGGGGGGCTGTTGAGCACGGTCGGTTGGAGCAACACCGACGGCAGCACCACCTATTGCATTGAGGGCAGCCTCTTCAATGCTGGGACGGTGATCCAGTGGCTGCGTGATGGCCTGGGGATCATCCGCGAGTCCTCCGAGGTGGATGCCCTGGCCTCCAGGGTGGAGAGCGCGGGTGAATTGATGCTCGTGCCGGCCTTCACCGGCTGGGGATCCCCCCACTGGGATCCCAACGCCCGGGGCCTGCTGATTGGCATGACCCGTGACACCGCCGCCCCGCAGATCGCCCGGGCAGCCCTGGAGGGCATCGCCCTGGCGGTGACCGGCCTGTTGCGCGGTGCCGCTGAAGCGCTCGGTGCTCCCTTGAACACCATTGCCGTTGATGGCGGAGCGGCCGCGTCGGCGGTCCTGCTCCAGGCGCAAGCCGACAGTGCCGGCGTGCAGGTTGTCAGGCCAGCAAATCTTGAATCAACGGCCCTCGGAGTGGCCTTGATGGCCGGTGAGGGCGCCGGGGTGCTGAGCGATCTGGGGCCGATTGCCACGGCCATCCGTGCCTCCTCAACCCAGGTCAGTCCCCAGCGCGACGCGTCTGAACGGGAGCGTTGGTGCCGCCGCTGGGATCAGGCCGTTGACCGTTGTTTGCACTGGCATGGTGATGGACCGCTTTGA